CGTCCGCGGCGGCTGCACCACCGCGCTGATGGTTCCGTTCAGCCTTGCTGTCGTCGTCTTCTCACTCGTGGGATTCAGCGAGGACGGCATCACCGGTCTCACCATTGGCCTTGCCGTTTTCGCGCTCTTCATGGTGCTTGGCACTGTGCTCATCGTCGGACGGGTACGGATTCCTCGATTCGGCCCACGCCTCTGGCGTGATCGGCTGAGGCTTGCTCGTCTCGCCGATGCAAACGACTGCACCTATACCCCCTTTGCCGAGTCCGCGCATGGAGCGGTCGGACTTCTACTCGAGTTGAGCGACCAGATTTACGACGTCGTGACGACGCGTGAGAGCCCGCGCATTTCACTCGGAAATCTCGCGTACAAGCAAGAGACCAGCCGTGGCGGTGTGATCGATCATCGCTGGGGCTTCGTCTCGGTGCAGCTCGAGCGCACGTTTCCGCACATGATTCTCGATTCACGCACGAACAACGGCCTCAATGGTGAGGTATTCCCCAACCCGTACCGGGGCGGCGCACTACAGCTCGAAGGCGATTTTCCTCGCCACTTCACGCTCTTCTGCCCAGCTGGCTACGGCGCAGACATTCGGTACGTGCTGACGCCGGACTTGATGACCGATCTCATTGACGATGGGGCGGGATTCGACGTGGAGGTCATCGACGACCGCATCATTTTCTACAAGCCGCTCGGGCTCGCCCTCGGGCGGGAGCGGGAGTGGCAGCTGGTCAACCGTCTTCTGCAGCGCGTCGCAGCAGACATGGCCCGGCGTGCGGGGCGATACTCAGACGCCCGCACGGTCGATGGCAGAGTCGCGCCCGGCGGCGTGCGCATGCAGAAGGTGAATGTGCTGCCCTGGATGATCGGAACGGCTCTCGTGCTGATCGTCGGCGCCGTGCTCACCCAGGTGTTCCATTGAACGAACCGGATGCGCTCGCCCTCACGCCCCGCCTTCGTGAGGCAGGATGTGTCTTCGCCGAGGAGGAGGCTGCACTGTTTCTCGACGCAGCGCACGATCCTCGCGAGCTGGAGCTGATGGTGCGGCGCCGCATTGCGGGTGAAGCGCCCGAGCACATTGTCGGGTGGGCCGAGTTCTGCGGATTGCGCATCGCAGTGGCGCCTGGCGTCTTCATTCCGCGCCAGCGCACTGCAGCGCTGGTCGATCAGACTGTGCGGCTGTGCCGGGCAGACAGTGTCGTAGTTGACATGTGCTGCGGTTCGGGCGCGCTCGCACGCGTCATCGCCGACCGCGTGCCGGGCGCTCGGCTTCACGCTGCTGACATCGACGTGTCGGCGGTTGCCTGCGCTCGCGAGAACCTCGCCGGTATTGGCGACGTGTATGAGGGAGACCTCGTCGATGCGCTCCCGCCCGGCTTGTGTGGACACGTCGACGTGATGGTCGCCAACGTGCCGTACGTTCCGCGCGACGAGCTGCGCCTCATGCCAGCGGAGGCGCGCGAGCACGAAGCGGCCGTCACACACGACGGCGGCGCTGACGGGCTCGACGTGTTTCGTCGCCTCGCCGATGCGGCCCCCGAGTGGCTGGCGCCGGGCGGCAGCATCCTCAGTGAAATTGGTGCCGGTCAAGTGGATGCCGCGTGTGCGGCCCTCGGCTCGGCAGGCTTGCTCGGGGTCACACTTTATGACGATGAGCGCGAGACGACCGTGGTGATCGGTACATGGCCCCGGTAACGCCTCGAACGTTCTACGACTGCCGACCCGCTCAGGTCACCAGCGGTTGTGCACGTCTTCGGCCCAGCCTTCGATGCCGGTGAACTCTGTCGCCTCGCCGTCGGCGTCGCGAAACCACCCCGAGTACGTGCCGAAGCACTGGTCGGCACGGGCTGTCACAACGCCGAGGTTGGTACGCGAGGTCTTGTTGTAGAAGGGCTCGAACGTGAGGTCGATGTCATCGCCCGTGATGCGCCAGGGCTCACCGTAGTTCTGTGCGTCATATTGCCAACGCAGTTCTTGACTGATTTTGTGCAGTCGGCCGTCGAGCAGGAATGCGTTCTCTGTCGAGCCCGTGCCGATCGTCCATTGGCCGCCGATCTGAATGCCGATCGTGTGACCGTTGCTCTCGCCGGAGCCGGCGCCCCAGTTCCAGCGCACGTCGTAGGGCCAGCGCCCGCGCCCATGGTCGAGCACTGCCCACGAACGGCCGGCGGGAACGTCGTAGCGCACGTCATCGATGACGAGGGTTCCGGATGCTGGTCGAGCCACGTCTTTCACCGTGTACTGAAAGCGCGTATCGCTCCACGGTACGACCACGCCCAGGCACTCGTGCCCCGGAGGAGTCTCGGCAATGACGTCGAACCGCACGCGAGGTGCACGTGCTCTCAGCCGTGTGGCTGCGGCATCCGTGTCGGTGATCTCGATGGTGAGGGGCCCCGCCTCCGCGCTCGCCGGACCGTTGCCCAGGCTCGCGGGCAGAACGACGCCGCGGCCCAGAGGAACGGTGGCGCCGTGCCCGATCGATTCGTGCGTCTCACGGTCGAACACCCACACCTCGTGCACGCCGGCGTAGTCGATCGAAGACACAGTGGCCGCCATGATGTGCGTCGGTGTCATGACGCACCAGTACTCCCAGCGCTTGTTGCGACCCCAGGTGCGATGCCCGTCGATGCCGCTCGTGTCGAGCAGCGGACGGCGCATCCACCCGACAGCGTTGCGATTGAGCCGCCCGCGCGCGTCGGTGAGCGACGTGGGCTGGGTGATCTCGCATTCGTGGATGTCGCGATTGGGCGTTTCGGGTTCGGGGGTCATGGTTCTCCGAGAAGTCGGGCTGGGTGCTCGGGCGGACGACTGGACAGTGGCCAAAAATGGTCAGGTTTCGTGCGGATTCTTCGCCCCTTTTGGCGGTTGCCCCGGCCGGTGGGAAGAGGCGGCGCGGCCCGGCGAGGGCTGCACGGTATGGCCGGACGGCGGGGGCAGCGCGTTTCCCGCGGTCAGCTGCGCGTTGACGCGGCGCACGGAGGCTGCCGGGATCTTCACGACGCGGCGGTCATACGTCACCACACCGTTCACCTCGTCTTCGACGTCGCTCAGCTGGGTGTACACGGATGCCGCCAGGCCACGTTTCACGGCCGGCACGACTTGATCCGTGTGCAGCCTGACGAACGCCGCTTCGAGCCCAGCATCCGTCGCATACTTGCGATAGCCGAACTCGCGAT
The Paramicrobacterium chengjingii DNA segment above includes these coding regions:
- a CDS encoding putative protein N(5)-glutamine methyltransferase — translated: MNEPDALALTPRLREAGCVFAEEEAALFLDAAHDPRELELMVRRRIAGEAPEHIVGWAEFCGLRIAVAPGVFIPRQRTAALVDQTVRLCRADSVVVDMCCGSGALARVIADRVPGARLHAADIDVSAVACARENLAGIGDVYEGDLVDALPPGLCGHVDVMVANVPYVPRDELRLMPAEAREHEAAVTHDGGADGLDVFRRLADAAPEWLAPGGSILSEIGAGQVDAACAALGSAGLLGVTLYDDERETTVVIGTWPR
- a CDS encoding DUF2804 domain-containing protein, with product MTPEPETPNRDIHECEITQPTSLTDARGRLNRNAVGWMRRPLLDTSGIDGHRTWGRNKRWEYWCVMTPTHIMAATVSSIDYAGVHEVWVFDRETHESIGHGATVPLGRGVVLPASLGNGPASAEAGPLTIEITDTDAAATRLRARAPRVRFDVIAETPPGHECLGVVVPWSDTRFQYTVKDVARPASGTLVIDDVRYDVPAGRSWAVLDHGRGRWPYDVRWNWGAGSGESNGHTIGIQIGGQWTIGTGSTENAFLLDGRLHKISQELRWQYDAQNYGEPWRITGDDIDLTFEPFYNKTSRTNLGVVTARADQCFGTYSGWFRDADGEATEFTGIEGWAEDVHNRW